CCCAACTCCAACAAACACATTACCCTACAAAACCTCACAGCTCCTGCACCACTACTTATAGAGAAGAATCTGAGccttcaccagcacagagcacatccCTTGTTTACACCCAAACATAACCAACAACAAACTTTTTTGGAGCAGGTAAACCAACGGGTCTCTAGCACTCAAATCTTTGCTGACAGAGATCACAAGAAAAGGACTCCTCAATGAAAACTGACTTGAAACACATGCTCCACTGTGCATTTCCCTCTCTCCTACAGATATGAATACAGTCCTGATACAGGTCTTTGTCTTACCTAGAGCTCATGAAGGGTATGGGGAATCTTTCAGCAGCCTTTAGCAACATCTGGAACAGGTTCTCAGGTCTGCCACAGAGCATCTTTGGCAttaaacacagagctgtgcacaaCTAAATGCCAATGTAGCCTGAACTactctaaaaataataattaaaaaaaaaaaaccaacaaaacaacacaaaactttATAGTCTTTGTTATCATGCAAATTGACAattaacaaagagaaacatgaaaagatGAACTGTGGAATACTCTGGCACAACCTCTTCATACCAATGAATTTAGACTgcgtgttttcttttgtgtctaGTCTGCTGCAAGGGCTTGGCACGAGCTGGGGCCAAGGCAGCCAGTAGGGAGCATTAGCTTGGACCTTCCCACAGAGCTCTTGGCTTGCACTGCAGACTTACAGAGAAACGTCTCTTCTCTGTGCAGACAGACAGCCAAATCCTGGCCCTGATTTCATCACTTTTGAGTGAAGTAACACAAATGACTTCTCCAGATCAATCCAGGAGTTACAGGGAGGAAAGCGGGCTCAGAATCTCATCCCTGTGCTACTAAGGGGCTTGCCAGAGCCAAAGGGCAGAGCTTAGGGCTCTTACTTTGCTGCTAAACAGAATTTCCTACCCAGTGAAGTGGTGACAGCCCTGAAATTCTGCCTATCCATGAAACAGCACGAAGGTCTCCAAGTTTCCCCAAACTGTCCCCCACTGCAGCTTAACTCCAGCTTGGAGAAACAAGCTTATCTCTGCACTCACTAAGTCCTTGAGCCACGAGAAGAGACTGCTGACAGAGTACACTGCATATAAAGCAGAACAGAGAGGTTTCAAACATGGGCACTGAAGTACTATTAAcagaaaagaagccaaaaaCTACCACTCAGAGCTAACACTTCTTCACCACCGATAAAGTCACCATGTCAAATAAATCAAGAAAgtttatgtaggaaaaaaattaaagcgGGTCCTTAAGTTCACCCTTCACAGTGGTTTTATGCTACAGTTCAGTATTAATGCTCTTTTCCAGCTCCTGAGCGCCTATGTTAATGGTCAGTGTACTGCAGCATCCCTTCTGCAACCTGAAACCTAAAGCACACTCCCACATATCAAAGGAGAACATCAACTCCAGGAATGCAGGAAGGCTGTGACTCAGCTCCTCCCTCTGCATTAGCTTTCAGACCACCAACCTTGAGAAGAAGGCTGAAGCAAGAGGTCTCGCTCCCAAACATCCGTAGGTTTGGGGCTAATGGCAAAGAAGCTTCCATTAAGGTCACCTGGTTTCCAACCCCCATGACCTATCTCTCCTcttgtttttaagaaaggaaCCATAGTGCCTCCCAGAAGCTGGGAGCAGTGTCAGCAGTGAGGATAAAAACAAGTAGAGATATTCTCATCTAAACTCAACCTTTGTATTATTCACTCATTTCCCCAAACAACTACTCTAAAAGCCTAAAGTACTTGTGTGATTAATCACCTACACTACTTATTTGTATTCAGTAGAAAACAGGAATAATGAGGTTTCCTAGGAAGCTGGGGGACTGGTAAGGTTTGATCATAGAACAGATGCAACCAACTGCTAGTCATCAGCATACTAGAAAATATCACTCCCTGTAACATTTACTTGAAATACAGGATGAAATCATCCCTGTTGAACACCAGAGCCCTTCTGGTATCCAAAGGCTCTGCAGTTCTACCAGTAATTTGGCTTCAGTGATCTTGAACTGAGCCCTAGCGGATGCTGGGTCTATGAATACCTCTGCTGTGCTTCCTCTCTCCAAGAGgacagctgttttattttgctagtATCACTTTCCAATTGCTAGGGTGGCTGTGATTGAGCAAAACAGTAGTCCTGGGGATTGAATCACCAGGTCTATGTTCCAGAGTCAAACCTGACATGCTATTCCACACCTCATCAGTGAATGCCCCATTTTTGTTTCACCAGATCTGCAAAAATAATCAGATTTTCATTACCTTCTGGGTTAGATCCCCATACAGTCAGGTGAAGGAAAATTTTCCAAAGGAACATTTTGGCTGAGAGCTGCCTGGGGAAACTCCAATTCCCTTTAAAGCTTCTCTGCCACATCAAAAATAGCACGTCAAAGACTTACTCCataaaaagaatgaattaaGCATAATTCCTCCATAAAACAATTGGGGAAAGTTGGGCATATTCAAAGCTAGGACAACCAACAGCTAAACTACAGCAGACTGTCTGATTTTTTATAAGCTCTTGTAAGAGATTTTGAGATTAACATGAAAAAAGATTTAGGAACTCTGGCCACTGCACAGTTCAGACATTAGTTGGTATTAGAAATAACTGAAGACATCCTGAACCAGACGTTTCGAGATCTGCCTGCTGACCTTGTTCTTCCCCTAAAAGCGATGCAGCGAGCACCACCTACTGGTTGTTTGAGTGCATGCCTCTTCGAGCTCCTGTAAGACAAGGAAACTGCTACCTTATGTTCAGAACCAAAATCACCACCTCCAGTGACTAACAGCAATAGATCTCACACAAGGCTGTTAGAAGGAGATGTGCAAATTGCCTCATGGATTCTCGTTGATGCTGAAATTTAATGCAGACGCTGCTGGTTGGAAGTCAATCTTCCAGCTATCAGTGATAATGCCACGCAGCAGGAACACTGCTTTGCTCACATCAGTTAGGAATGCTATGCTCAAACCAAAAGGGTTTGGTCTCTGAATAACGTAAACAGAGCAGAAGAATAGAATGGCATCTTTGGTAAATTCTAAAGTAATCTGAGAGGATTTTCTCTGGGATCCCTACACAGCTTTTTGCTACTACAATGCCACAACAGgttcaagaaaagcaaaggagccTGAGTCTGCAGCACAAACTACACGCTGGAGGCTGCAAGAAGAGACAAAGGAATTCTCCACAGAAGCCCAATTTCTACCTTACTGTCGCTTGCAGCTTTTGCCTTGCATTCACAGGCATGGATTTCTTGAAGGATCATATGTTCTAGACAACCTGTCAGAGACAGATTCATTGTTGGACCAAtggaagtggaagaaaaatactgcagcacCCACTTTAACAGATGCTTCTTCAGAACTGTCTGAATCCACATTatataacacattttttttagaTTTTGCTCTCATTCAGTGAGTCACGCTCAAGCATGTCCTGTTCCTGTCACCTTGACGTAAGCATCATGCATTCAACACACAACTTTAAGCTTTAACATTCTGCCACAACTGCTTGAAAAGGCATCAATGGTCAGAAAACCCTGGGGAGCCAAAGGGACAGGTGGAAGAGGATGTGGCTtgcaattctgttttctttaaagcttgCAAAATTTCTGTGCAAATGCTGTAAGTATGAAGCTAACAGAACGGTGCCTCACTAGGCCCGAACAGCTTTAGTGACTGCTTTTATTGCAACAGCACCCAGaataaaagaaggaatataTTGAGTAAATAATCCTACAGCAGCTCCTACCACCTGTCTGgtctttattttgttgctctCCCTAAAGTATTACAGGCTTCTGTCTTGCTTTACTGAAACTACATATGAATGACAGAGAAGCAAGGGAATGTTTCTAGCTTGAAGCAACTGAGCACAGCTTAAGCTTGGAGGACGTTACACTGAAagcccaagaaaaaaaaattgaaaactttctattaaaatagatttattacccaacagcagaaacagatttATTCAGTGCCCTTGGTGTAGTACGCAGAGATTCTCTTCCTTAATGGGGTAAAAGAAATTATCATCATCAGAAATTCAAGACTAGAACAGAATGCTTGACAACAACGTCATgcattctgggaagaaaaactcTTAACCAAGTTCAGTGTTACTGTTTGgcattgaaatattttatattaacttACAGATGTATTTTAACACGTGGAAAAAAAGATCTATCGCTTTACATCCTGCAACAATACTTCCCTCTCTTTCAGAGTCTTTTTCACTGTGTTAAGTTTGAGTGTTTGAAACCTGCATTCCTGATGAACTGTTCTCGAGTCCTGCTGGAACCAAGAGTGCATATACCCATTGTAGAAGTCAACTGCTGTAAGCTTCTTCTTTAACACCACCGTTTTGATTCCAACCCAGCcctcctaggaaaaaaaacaaagaatggcAATAAGCTTCTTCCATGTTTTAAATATTAGGTTGAGCTACTAAACGTGTTCTGTATCACCAAGAATATGCTATGAGTCAGAATTCCCAATTGAAAGTGAAAAGTCTgttactggaaataaaaagttcTTTGAGGTATCAAGTAAAAAGACTGATGCTGATCTAAACTAGGTCAGTGAATAACAGTGGACAGTTGAGATAGATGTTAAGTAACACAGATACTGAAAACCTCATCTTCAGGATAATGAATACAAAAACAGAAGCCTACCTTGCAACGAGCTATCAGCGTTTCGGACATTTTATGGTAGAGTACTGAGCCAGGAACAGCTCCATGATCACTTAATACTTGATCTAGAAGCAAAACAagattgttttgcatttttatgcaAACTAGCAAAAGTAGTTTAAAACGCTTTTGTCTCTGAAATATAATTACTTGGTTTTACTATTTTGCTCAATAATATTTTATCATATTCTATGTTTCAATTCTACTCAAATAAGCAAGAAAGAATCAGAACACTCACTCTCTAACACTGCTCCCTACCTCACCCACAAGCAGCCATCAAGCCCTGCACACTTCAGTACAGCACTCAGAGCATGCAAAGCTCTCAGATTCACAGGCGACTACAGAAAATTGTTTAAATGATAATACACAGATCCAGCTTTGCTCTTGGGAAATCACGACGCAACAGCATTACAAAGAGATCTCTCAACTCATTACAGAATTAAAATCATCAAATATCAGAATTTACAGAACTATGCCTGATGTTTTCTCAATGTCATCACTAAGCAGGAACAACCTTACAATCCATATCATGCTCACCTTTGGTCACAGAAATTCAATACACACTTGAGCACATCAGACTACTTTAGTTAAACCAgagtttcagaaagcagtaCCTGTTTAGCACAACTGTGTACAATCTTCAAGTCAATGCTTACAAACACACAAGAACTTTACTTAGCAGATGAACTGAAGAGCACATACCAGCAGAACCAAGGATATTATCCACTTCCACAAAATCCAGAAGTTTAACAGTACTGCCCTTCCAAAGCGTCTGCAAAggaaactggaaacagaagcagacaaGACATTGGGACAATTCTCATGATTTCTAGGCATCTGTCTAgatttgttgttgtggtttgctttctgtttgcttggttttttccttttccctccccttaTGCTAGATATCCCCTGCTAGAGGACAGAAAAGAGTTAGAAAATGTACTCTTACCATGCTTCCTATGGCACGATGCAGCTGAATTATCTGTGCAGCTGTTTGTTCTTCCCAATTTATGCAACTCTTAGCTACAGATATTTTAGGagctaggaggaaaaaaaagagaaaataactaATAGCTGATTTTAAGCCAAAGGCAGAAGCAGGGAGAGCACACTGAAAAAGGTACCTAAATgataagagaaaaaatgaagtggcattattaaaaaaaacgGCACCTACCAAATGTTCCTCCTTCTTTTGGTTGCTCTTTTTTATTCTCCAAGCTTTCAGGCAGGTTTCTCAAAACtgacagcagctgcaaaataaatgttagCAAAGAACATTGGGAAATCTGAGTACGTTTACTGAAAGGAAGATTAAATCCAAGACGTATAAATGCAGCgcttcatttttcatcagtcaACCTTTCTCACAGGGTTTAGAGAACGTGGTCACTATAAACCTTCTGAGCATGTCGTATacacagacacagcacaggCATTTCTCGCAGTTAAAAAAACCAAGTACTCTTTTCTGGATGATCTACAATACGATATTAACCCTAGAACAGGCTGAAAGCTGATTTTTAAGATCAACAAGCAAACATTCTCTTCAACAAAAGAAGCAGCTGCACTGTTTCCACACAAAGCAAGTGAGTTCTTCACTGATTACAAACAGAATAGCAACGCACAGGGACCAACACCAGCAGCTTATCACACACCACTTAAGTTTTCCTCTCAGCAAGAGATAACGCTCACCAACACTAAATTTCAGATCATTCTCCTCCTAACAATTGTAGCCAACTCAGAACAAGATTACAAAGAATAGCTCACGTTGAAAGCAAGATACTGATCAGAAGTGATACTAGCTTGCGTGACTTTACCATGTTTGCACCCATCTCTGCTAATATCACTTCCAACTCCTTTGTTGTACATCGAGGAGGAATGGGACACTCTTCTTGCTTTATAATTGGACCTACATCGAAcctacaaagcagaaaacatacaGGCTTATGGGAGAAAAAACCTTGGTTTGACAAACACGATTTACAGTTCAGAAATATAAGACTTCAGAAGAAACAACCTGAAATATTCAGAAGGATATTTTCCGTACTTTCTTGAGTTCTGTTATCAAGACAAACATCTAACAAAGAAGAGACCAAGCTATGATGCGTCTTCACAAGCCATCCAAGCCAGAACTTTTGCTGAAACTAAAATAGATTATCCCTCTTTTCTCAAGTCAAGCAGCTTCTTGCTCTCTCTTACAGCAGGCTGTAAACAGCTCTGAAGACTGAAAGCCTGTTCTTTTCTGCACTGTCATACCAAACCTATCAATCCATCTGCACTGACCATTTGATCTGTCTGCTCTCTGTAATAGAACTAAAAATTAAAGAACACAGTTGGGATCATTACTGCAATTCTTTAGTAGTACGTAATGATTTCAGTgttaagcacatgcttaaagATTACTGAGGAGCaattaatacaaaaaaatacaacattctGACTGTCACGACTAGAGAATAATTCCACCACTAAAGACtagtttttaaaacattaaaaaaaactaaatCATCATCACAGCAGCCTAGAGTATAAATTACACACATTAAATTTGTGGCAAGTCTCATATTCTAAGTGCTTCagattttaatattaaacaagCATTAAAACAACAATAGCAGCAGCAACTAATGattacacagagcagcagcgaATTGCTTTGGGAACACACCTCTTTGGCCTTATTTCCATAACTGTTACCCCGGTCACTTTGTCACCATGAAGTACTGCGTGGACTATTGGTGCAGGACCACGCCATCGCGGGAGGCAGCTGGGATGGACATTCAGCATGCCACTGAAATGAAGTTTGAGTAGGAACAGTAACTTAAATTTCCATTAATGTGTGTGCAACAGTACGCTGGAACTAC
This window of the Excalfactoria chinensis isolate bCotChi1 chromosome 10, bCotChi1.hap2, whole genome shotgun sequence genome carries:
- the MTFMT gene encoding methionyl-tRNA formyltransferase, mitochondrial isoform X1 translates to MRGRLLRAWREGLKAAGSGAGPRREPPWRVLFFGTDRFAVTTLRALQAAREPSGGPLVSRLEVVTLPSRLPIELPVKRCARELQLPVHEWPQTGPAGQFDVGVVASFGRLLSEDLILQFPYGMLNVHPSCLPRWRGPAPIVHAVLHGDKVTGVTVMEIRPKRFDVGPIIKQEECPIPPRCTTKELEVILAEMGANMLLSVLRNLPESLENKKEQPKEGGTFAPKISVAKSCINWEEQTAAQIIQLHRAIGSMFPLQTLWKGSTVKLLDFVEVDNILGSADQVLSDHGAVPGSVLYHKMSETLIARCKEGWVGIKTVVLKKKLTAVDFYNGYMHSWFQQDSRTVHQECRFQTLKLNTVKKTLKEREVLLQDVKR
- the MTFMT gene encoding methionyl-tRNA formyltransferase, mitochondrial isoform X2, with the translated sequence MRGRLLRAWREGLKAAGSGAGPRREPPWRVLFFGTDRFAVTTLRALQAAREPSGGPLVSRLEVVTLPSRLPIELPVKRCARELQLPVHEWPQTGPAGQFDVGVVASFGRLLSEDLILQFPYGMLNVHPSCLPRWRGPAPIVHAVLHGDKVTGVTVMEIRPKRFDVGPIIKQEECPIPPRCTTKELEVILAEMGANMLLSVLRNLPESLENKKEQPKEGGTFAPKISVAKSCINWEEQTAAQIIQLHRAIGSMTLWKGSTVKLLDFVEVDNILGSADQVLSDHGAVPGSVLYHKMSETLIARCKEGWVGIKTVVLKKKLTAVDFYNGYMHSWFQQDSRTVHQECRFQTLKLNTVKKTLKEREVLLQDVKR